The segment AATGGAGCTAAAAATACAACTGGTATTGCAGCCAATTCATATTATGCTAAACACGCAGCTTTTGTTTACCTGATGGGATTTAATGGAGAAGGAGAGTATTTGAGAAGCAGTCAGGATACTCTAAAAATAGCTGAGCTTTATGCTATCCGCACCAATGCACTTGAGCGTCTTTACAATATTGAATACAAAACAGACAGCGATGAAAAACTACAGTACAGGAGCAAAGAGTTGATACATTATCTGCAGGCTTATGATTATCTGAAAGCAGCAGGAGTTGTCAGCGATAGCCTTGAAGTTGCTAAATATAAACTTCAGATTTTTGCACGAAATATTTGCAAAAAGAATAGTGTTTTTAAAAAAGACGACAACCATAGCATTATGTCGGCATCTGCTATTGGATTAGCAGCTATAGTGCTAAATGACTGTGGATATAAAAATAAAAGCCATGACAACTACAAACCTGACGAATGGATTGATGTAGCCATGTTTACAATTGAGGAAACACTGTGGGAAGCAAAACATCCTATGTCAACAAGAGGAAGTATCTCAGGGTATGCAGAAGGTCCACATTATTTTGGGTATGCTTTTGAAAATGCAGTACCGTTTTTCATTGCTTTTAACAACTATTTCCAAACAGATTTTTCTTCCAAGTATAAATATAAAGGAGATGAACATACTGTAAGGAACTTTCTCTACGATCCAGATATTGAAAATCTGGGAATCTGGCTAAAAGATATTACCCAACCGGACGGTAAACCTGCTGCCTACGATGATTGCAGGATTTTTAGAGTTTATCCTTATTTTTTGGCAATTTTAAAGACTTTTGGAAACGATACGAAGCATACTGATTTTAACATCATGACACCCAACAATACTGTAAATGTATATTTGCAGGCAGATTACTTGGCAAATGCCCCAGATATTCCCAAATACCCCTTGAAAGCTGATGTAAGCCATGCTCATAAAGTCAGTGGCGATCTTATTTTAAGAAGTCCATATTCTGTACCTGTTATTAATTCACATTTTATCAGGATTGCAGGTGAAATTGGTACTGCATTAAATGATGGACAGTCAGAAACTTATGGACATGAGCATCCCGATGTAAGTAGTTTTATTATCACAGCAGGTAATGAAATTATTGCAATGGATCCGGGTTATATTAGATATGAACTGAGGAACTCTACAAATAAAGCACATCATCATAATTTAATAATGGTTGACAGATGGTGGATTTTCGGTGAAAAAGGGCCTGAAAACAATACCCCTGCAACCGATATGGGGGATATTCTCAAAACATCTTCATTACAAAAATCATATATAAAAACTGAGTATGTGCACACTAAATTTGAACGCAATATTGAGATGTATAAAATTGATAATGAGCATTATTATTATGTGATGTCCGATTTTGTCGATAGAAATAGGGATAGTGTTCAGCGTGAATTTATTTGGTGCTTAAATGGCAACGGAAATTATGAAAAAGGAACATTTAAACTTTATCCTGATGGAAATTGTTTATGGACTCATCCATGTTCTGTTAGGGGAGCTGTCCCTGGCACATGGAATTTAGCTTCAATCACGGCAGTTAAAGGATCGCCTGATAATATTGATAGTTCATCTACCGATACTTATAATGATAATGCAGGAGACTATTTGAGCAACAAAGATTCTTTATATTATTGGGATGGGCTTACAAGAAAAACAGCATATTGTGGAAAACACACTCGTCTTGAGGTAACAAAAAATGGAAATGAGGTTACATTCCTGTCTGTTTTCTGGCCTTATAAATGCTCCGAAACCCCACCCACTATGTCCAAAACCGAAACAGATGATTATGCTTGTGTCACCATCAACAATTTCAATGGAAATGATGTTTTTCATCATGCCAAACTTTCAAATACAACAGTGCTTCATTTAAATCCATATAACTTTACCAACTGCAATGCTGTATTAAGCTATGATGCTGAAAGTGCCATGCTCAAAAAATCAAGAAGCAATTCAATAAATTTTGGCAACTGTACCTCAAATACCAATTTCCGTATTGCTGCCATAGACAATGGTACTTTTTTGACTTATCATGACACAATCTACATCAGCACCAGCCAGAATATCAATACTGCTTATGAAATTACAGGAAGATATAAATACCAGGGATTCATTGAAAACAACACAGGCGGAGACATTGATGTAACCTACTTCCTGCCTGATTGCGAACCTCAATATGACATGCAAGCTGTTTCGTTAAAGCAAAATCTTTTACCTTATTCTTATAATAATGGTGAAAAGAAAATAACCATAACCTTTCCATCAGGTATTACAAATTTTGAAATTAAACTTACCGACCCATGTCTCGCTTCCTGTTTTTTCCCTCCTGTTGCAATTGACACATTGTTTGAATTCAATACCGGAACAACCGAGCAACTTGGGCACAACCTCGATATTAATGAACCCTATGGACATTTAAAAATCACCAATGGGAGTAAAATGGAAATATGTCCCGAAATGGTTATGGTCAATCATGACAGCATTACAATGTTAGGGTTGTATGAAAAGTATGATGAATCTTTACCACTTTACACCCAATATGCAGAAAACGGTGATGCTGTACTTGATTCAAGTGGCAAAAAAGTTGATGATCGCTTTGGCAGCAGAAAATCAATGATTATTATTAAACAGGATGCAGGTCTTGTTTTATTACCAAACAGTCATACCCATATCGGAGCCAATTCAACCATCTTAGTTAAAAAAGGAGGTACATTGTTGATTCAGGAAAATGCTCATATTGAAATTGGCAGTCCTGAACAACCCGGTTATGGTGAAATAATTGCAGAAGACGGTGCTTATGTTTGCATCAATCAAAATGCTGATATTCATTTCTATAACAATCCTGCCGATTCATCAGATAAAAACATCTTTTATGTTTTCAATCCCTTAGGTGATACCATTTATTTGATTGGTGGTGGAATAAAAACAACCGGAGCAATTGCAGGTGTTAATCCTAATGGAAATTATTCGAGATTTGGCAGTACCAATTGCACTGGATTTTGTGATTTTAAAAATTACAGTCCGCCTCATGGTATCAACAATCGCGATTTTGGCTGGGCTAATATCAATTATCCTGTTGCGGTTGCCCAAATGGTTGATACATTCTGTTTCGGAAGTGATGTTACTGTTAAAGCAAAACGAACTTTAAATGAAACCAAATGGCATTTTGAAATTTGTGAGTATGACGGAGCAAATTGTGTTTCACCTGTTACTTATGTTCCGTTCAAAGGTTACGACACTGTCAGGATTGGTGAATACAATTTGTCAGATGAATTCAACTTTGAAGAAGGAAAATTGTATAAAATCAGGTTTGTTGCAGAAAATGACTGCCATGAAACTAATTTAGTTGATAATCTTGTATATATAAGTTCTCTACCTTATGCTGCCTTTGATATTCCTGTCGAAGTTTGCCCGGGTTCAGGTACTTTGCTTGCTACAAACGGGCAGAACAGTGCAAACGAATACAAATATAAATGGTCAGTTAGCATGTTAGGTCAGGATAATTATCATCCTGATGATGAAGATGCTTATTATCATGAAAAAACTTATTCTTACAACGGACAGGTGCAAGACAGTTTTAATTTTCCTGATTTCAGGTTTTATGGCAACAGAAAATACGAAGTTGAACTTTCAGTTTATGGTTATTGCGGTGTAGCTACAAAAACCGATACTGTAAATGTTCCTTATGGTGTTTACCTTGAACCTGATGAAGCTACAATTTACTTTGATGGTTTTGGAGATACTTCCGTCCTGTTAAATGGCAGTGTTTATGGATTTTCCACTTATAATTGGAATCCAACAACTTATTTGAGTAATCCTGCCATTTTACACCCTGTTTCGTATCCAACTTCTCCGGTAACTTATATTTTATCTGCAAGTGGAAACGGATGTTCCGATGCTGATACACTTTCAATAACTGTAAATTACTATGCCAATGCAGGTTCTGATAAAATAATATGCAAGGGTGATAGCATTATACTTGGTTTTTCAGGTAAATCAATTCCTTCTACTATGTATATTGACTGGAAACCAACTGCAAATATGGATGATAGTACAATCGTAAATCCAACTGTATTTCCTTCTGTAACAACAAATTATACAATGAATATCCGGTTAAAATCAAACAATTCATTAATTGAGTCAGATGAGGTTACTGTTTATGTTGATTCGGCTGTTTCACCTTCATTTCTCACTAATGAATACCTTATTGCAGAGGATTCTATTATTCTTTACTTTGAAAATTCCTCAGAACCATATTTGCCAACCACAACCTATTCATGGACATTTGGAGATGGGTCAGATACTTCACATTTGATAAATATTTATCATACATTCTATAAGCAAACTGTTGATACCTTTTTTGTTGTTTGTCTGAAAACCACAACCTCATGCAGCGATTCAACTTATTGTGATACAGTTTTTTATAAAGCAGACAGTAATGAATGGGAATTCTGGATTCCTGAAATTGCAACAGTTGAAGAATTAATAACGGTTGACAATTCTTACCTGATTGGTAATATTCCCAATCCTTTCAAAGACCAGACAACCATTAAATACCATTTGGCTGAAAATTCAGGAAGCGCAGAAATAGTCATTTATAATTTGTTTGGAAAGCATGTGAAAACAATCAGACTGAGACCACATTCAGACACTTACAGTTTAGACTGGTCAGCTTTTGCAAAAGGAATTTATAGTTACAGCTTACTAATAGACGGAATTTTAAAAGACAGTAAAAAAATGATTAAGCTGTAAAACAATAAAGATCAGGCACATTTTGAAAACAAAGTGTGCCTGATTTACTTTATAAAGAATAAAAAATGCTCTGATAAAGAAAGGAAATTTTACTTGTATATAATTGAAAAACAGACAAGAATGAATAAAAAGAATAATGCACTGGCTATAACAAGCGTCTTATGCAAGCTGTGGTTCACGTTTATTTAGACAAGAATAAAATTATGTGTAAGTTAGTAATTTTAAACAACTTTCATTTTAAAAAGCACAGCCAGCATAAGCCGCTAAACCGTTAGCAGTAACAATATGACGACAGTGAAACAGACAACAATTCTTTTGACTTTAACGGTTCTCGGACTGACAGCTTGTAAGCAAAAACAGGCGACTGAAATTCGTGACGACTTCAAAAAGTATTACGACCAATTTAATGTTGACGGTTCTTTCGTGCTTTACGACCCTCAAGACGATAAATATATTTTTTACAACCAAAATCAATACGAGCAAACCTTTTCACCTGCCTCGACTTATAAAATTTGCAATTCGCTTATCGGACTTGAGACAGGAGTAATTAAAGACGAGAACTTTGTTATTCCTTGGGACAGCATAACACGACAAAACCCAAACTGGAACGCAGACCACGACTTAAAGACCGCTTTTAAAAATTCGACAGTTTGGTATTATCAAGAGCTTGCAAGACGTGTTGGCGGACAACAAATGAAATACTGGCTTGACAAGGCAAACTATGGTAACGCAGACACTTCGGGCGGCATTGACAAATTTTGGTTAACTGGCGGACTTCGTATTTCACCCAAAGCGCAGATTGACTTTTTAAAGCGACTTCACGACAACCAACTTCCATTTTCTCAGCGTTCAGTTGACATTGTAAAAAACATAATGATTGCTAAAGACACCTTGAACTATGTAGTAAGAGCAAAAACTGGTTGGGGCGGACAAGACAACAAAGATATTGGGTGGTATGTCGGCTATCTGGAGCAAAAAAATAAAGTTTACTATTTCGCCAACTGCATTCAATCTTCAGACATTAACAACAAGGACTTTGCAAATGCACGAATAGACATAGTTTACTTAATCCTTAAAGACCTTCAACTGATTGACGAATGAGAATTGCTACTGCTAACAACTAAGACTTCGTTGGGTTTGCAAAACCTGCAATGAAGTCGCAGTTGCACGGAACCGGTGTTTCTATGGGGTTTGAATAAAAAATAGCTTAAAATAAGTTTGCTAAAAAAGATGAAAAGATGCTGATTAAAATCGGATTGGGATCACTTAGTATAAAAGGAAAGAGCAGAATAAAGGAATAACAGGATAAAACTGAGTTGAATTTGTTAAAATCGTGATAATGAGGCAAAAAAATAATGTACCATATTTTATGGTGAATATTCATGAGAGGATAAAATGATTAGACTTTATGATTGAATTGAGCACATCAGGAGGTCCTCTTTTATGAAAGATTTCCACAGTAATCATTGAATCAGTTTTACAATTCGGGCAATATTTTGGGTTAAAAATATCTGTTGTAAAAGATTTTTCAAAAGGTGATTCAAGATAAACAAGCAATTGTTTGATATGGGGTATCGTAAGATGTTTCGTTGAACTGCTAAGAATACCGTAATGCCTGATTCTGACAAAAGCCTTAGGTAAAATATGCAAGGCAAATCTTCTGATAAATTCATTAACAGGCAGTGTCATTTCAAGTTTTTTAGCCCCTTTTCGGTAATCCTTATAGGAAAAAGTAACACAATGCTGGTCAATATTGAGTATTCGATGATTACTGATGGCAATTTTATGGGTATAACGACCAAGATATTCAATAATTTGATGAGGATTGCCAAAAGGTCGCTTGGCATAAACCACCCAATGTTGATCAAATAAGCTATCCATGAAATTTTTATCAATATCCGGAAATTTCATGCGTAAAGCAGCAGCATATTTAGCCCTGAAAACCATGCTCATTGCCTTAACAGGAAAAAGGTATTTTCCATTATTTCTTGCATATTTCCAGAAACCGGCAGCAGATAAACCACCACCAGGCACAATACAATGAAGATGAGGATGCAAAGAAAGGTTTTGCCCCCAGGTGTG is part of the Sphingobacteriales bacterium genome and harbors:
- a CDS encoding T9SS type A sorting domain-containing protein, whose protein sequence is NGAKNTTGIAANSYYAKHAAFVYLMGFNGEGEYLRSSQDTLKIAELYAIRTNALERLYNIEYKTDSDEKLQYRSKELIHYLQAYDYLKAAGVVSDSLEVAKYKLQIFARNICKKNSVFKKDDNHSIMSASAIGLAAIVLNDCGYKNKSHDNYKPDEWIDVAMFTIEETLWEAKHPMSTRGSISGYAEGPHYFGYAFENAVPFFIAFNNYFQTDFSSKYKYKGDEHTVRNFLYDPDIENLGIWLKDITQPDGKPAAYDDCRIFRVYPYFLAILKTFGNDTKHTDFNIMTPNNTVNVYLQADYLANAPDIPKYPLKADVSHAHKVSGDLILRSPYSVPVINSHFIRIAGEIGTALNDGQSETYGHEHPDVSSFIITAGNEIIAMDPGYIRYELRNSTNKAHHHNLIMVDRWWIFGEKGPENNTPATDMGDILKTSSLQKSYIKTEYVHTKFERNIEMYKIDNEHYYYVMSDFVDRNRDSVQREFIWCLNGNGNYEKGTFKLYPDGNCLWTHPCSVRGAVPGTWNLASITAVKGSPDNIDSSSTDTYNDNAGDYLSNKDSLYYWDGLTRKTAYCGKHTRLEVTKNGNEVTFLSVFWPYKCSETPPTMSKTETDDYACVTINNFNGNDVFHHAKLSNTTVLHLNPYNFTNCNAVLSYDAESAMLKKSRSNSINFGNCTSNTNFRIAAIDNGTFLTYHDTIYISTSQNINTAYEITGRYKYQGFIENNTGGDIDVTYFLPDCEPQYDMQAVSLKQNLLPYSYNNGEKKITITFPSGITNFEIKLTDPCLASCFFPPVAIDTLFEFNTGTTEQLGHNLDINEPYGHLKITNGSKMEICPEMVMVNHDSITMLGLYEKYDESLPLYTQYAENGDAVLDSSGKKVDDRFGSRKSMIIIKQDAGLVLLPNSHTHIGANSTILVKKGGTLLIQENAHIEIGSPEQPGYGEIIAEDGAYVCINQNADIHFYNNPADSSDKNIFYVFNPLGDTIYLIGGGIKTTGAIAGVNPNGNYSRFGSTNCTGFCDFKNYSPPHGINNRDFGWANINYPVAVAQMVDTFCFGSDVTVKAKRTLNETKWHFEICEYDGANCVSPVTYVPFKGYDTVRIGEYNLSDEFNFEEGKLYKIRFVAENDCHETNLVDNLVYISSLPYAAFDIPVEVCPGSGTLLATNGQNSANEYKYKWSVSMLGQDNYHPDDEDAYYHEKTYSYNGQVQDSFNFPDFRFYGNRKYEVELSVYGYCGVATKTDTVNVPYGVYLEPDEATIYFDGFGDTSVLLNGSVYGFSTYNWNPTTYLSNPAILHPVSYPTSPVTYILSASGNGCSDADTLSITVNYYANAGSDKIICKGDSIILGFSGKSIPSTMYIDWKPTANMDDSTIVNPTVFPSVTTNYTMNIRLKSNNSLIESDEVTVYVDSAVSPSFLTNEYLIAEDSIILYFENSSEPYLPTTTYSWTFGDGSDTSHLINIYHTFYKQTVDTFFVVCLKTTTSCSDSTYCDTVFYKADSNEWEFWIPEIATVEELITVDNSYLIGNIPNPFKDQTTIKYHLAENSGSAEIVIYNLFGKHVKTIRLRPHSDTYSLDWSAFAKGIYSYSLLIDGILKDSKKMIKL
- the blaOXA gene encoding class D beta-lactamase produces the protein MTTVKQTTILLTLTVLGLTACKQKQATEIRDDFKKYYDQFNVDGSFVLYDPQDDKYIFYNQNQYEQTFSPASTYKICNSLIGLETGVIKDENFVIPWDSITRQNPNWNADHDLKTAFKNSTVWYYQELARRVGGQQMKYWLDKANYGNADTSGGIDKFWLTGGLRISPKAQIDFLKRLHDNQLPFSQRSVDIVKNIMIAKDTLNYVVRAKTGWGGQDNKDIGWYVGYLEQKNKVYYFANCIQSSDINNKDFANARIDIVYLILKDLQLIDE
- a CDS encoding IS91 family transposase produces the protein MRPAFEVADVLKRHWPLVLNDKRFNLWQIRTLGAIMRCRSADLGGHKDICCNCGNSRISYNSCRNRHCPKCQGKNRENWIENRENDLIPVPYFHVVFTLPDILNHLALFNPEAVYNSLFDAAWNTIKVFANDPKHLGAKTGMIAVLHTWGQNLSLHPHLHCIVPGGGLSAAGFWKYARNNGKYLFPVKAMSMVFRAKYAAALRMKFPDIDKNFMDSLFDQHWVVYAKRPFGNPHQIIEYLGRYTHKIAISNHRILNIDQHCVTFSYKDYRKGAKKLEMTLPVNEFIRRFALHILPKAFVRIRHYGILSSSTKHLTIPHIKQLLVYLESPFEKSFTTDIFNPKYCPNCKTDSMITVEIFHKRGPPDVLNSIIKSNHFILS